In the Populus trichocarpa isolate Nisqually-1 chromosome 1, P.trichocarpa_v4.1, whole genome shotgun sequence genome, one interval contains:
- the LOC7456237 gene encoding peroxidase 51 encodes MERGRCMLLLMMVLIMDIGRGEGQLVEDFYSFTCPNVEALVKKAVSTKFNQTFTTIPATLRLFFHDCFVTGCDASTMVSSPNGDAEKDAPDNLSLAGDGFDTVVKAKQKVEGACPGVVSCADILAIAARDVVVLAGGPSFNVELGRRDGLVSKASLVKGNLPEPGFNLSQLNAMFARNNLSQIDMIALSGAHTLGFSHCSRFANRLYSFSSSSPVDPSLNQDYAKQLMDGCPRNVDPSIAINMDPVTPQTFDNVYFQNLVNGKGLFTSDEVLFTDPASQPTVKDFANSSSDFNGAFATAMRKLGRVRVKTGSQGSIRTDCTVINS; translated from the exons ATGGAGAGAGGACGTTGCATGCTCTTGCTGATGATGGTTTTGATCATGGACATAGGTAGGGGAGAGGGACAGCTAGTAGAAGACTTCTACAGCTTTACTTGTCCTAACGTGGAAGCTCTAGTGAAGAAGGCAGTTTCCACAAAGTTTAACCAGACATTCACTACAATCCCAGCAACTCTTCGTCTGTTTTTTCATGATTGCTTTGTTACG GGTTGTGATGCTTCAACAATGGTTTCTTCACCAAATGGAGACGCAGAGAAGGATGCTCCAGATAATCTCTCTCTGGCAGGGGATGGATTTGATACAGTAGTGAAGGCAAAGCAAAAAGTCGAAGGAGCTTGCCCCGGAGTAGTCTCCTGTGCAGACATTTTGGCTATAGCTGCTAGGGATGTCGTAGTCCTG GCTGGAGGTCCTTCATTCAATGTAGAATTAGGACGTCGTGATGGCCTGGTTTCAAAAGCATCACTTGTGAAAGGAAACTTGCCAGAACCTGGCTTCAATCTTTCTCAACTTAACGCTATGTTTGCGAGAAACAACCTTAGCCAGATTGATATGATTGCACTATCAGGAGCCCACACGCTAGGCTTCTCTCATTGCAGCCGCTTTGCGAATCGGCTCTACTCATTCTCCTCGTCCTCTCCTGTTGACCCTTCTCTAAATCAAGATTATGCCAAGCAGTTGATGGATGGATGTCCTAGAAATGTAGACCCCAGCATAGCCATTAACATGGACCCTGTAACCCCACAAACCTTTGACAATGTGTATTTCCAGAATTTGGTTAATGGTAAGGGATTGTTCACTTCAGATGAGGTGCTGTTTACGGATCCAGCTTCCCAGCCAACTGTCAAAGATTTTGCTAATAGCTCGAGCGATTTTAATGGAGCTTTTGCCACTGCCATGAGAAAGCTTGGAAGGGTGCGAGTTAAGACAGGTAGCCAAGGAAGTATCAGGACAGACTGTACAGTCATTAATTCATGA
- the LOC7456236 gene encoding uncharacterized protein LOC7456236 isoform X1, whose protein sequence is MAMLVDIDTKTELGFPYWKPIRRRFDPESPFFSSGNIERELLAKQVALDLSEDEKHRLQDLIDEDGSREVVCPIVGCGAHLISLEHFEDHYNGRHTASCSVCSRFYPTSLLLSIHVSEAHDSFFQAKVARGYAMYECLVEGCGLKFKNYKGRQQHLVDKHKFPSSFEFFKKAHLSKKARQKQHRKQAIHRSEETSSKMDIEGETIDGLVSAVSKLSTSDSSPSSISFGHRNTRGLTFVPRAVQREKRADSVPTGGKQ, encoded by the exons ATGGCGATGCTTGTAGATATAGACACCAAAACCGAGTTAGGGTTTCCGTACTGGAAACCGATTCGTCGTCGTTTTGACCCCGAatctcctttcttctcttctggcAACATCGAGAGAGAACTCCTCGCCAAACAG gttgcGTTAGATTTAAGTGAAGATGAAAAGCATAGGCTGCAGGATTTGATAGACGAGGATGGAAG TAGGGAGGTGGTTTGTCCGATTGTTGGTTGTGGTGCACACTTGATATCCTTGGAACACTTTGAAGATCATTATAATGGACGGCACACTGCGTCGTGTTCGGTTTGCTCCAGATTTTACCCAACGTCGCTCCTGCTCAGCATTCATGTGTCTGAAGCACATGACTCTTTCTTTCAGGCAAAAGTTGCACGCGGTTATGCCATG TATGAATGTCTGGTGGAaggttgtggtttaaaattcaagaattacAAGGGTAGGCAACAGCATCTGGTAGATAAACACAAGTTCCCTAGTTCATTTGAATTCTTCAAGAAAGCCCACCTATCCAAGAAAGCAAGACAGAAGCAACATCGCAAACAAGCTATTCATAGAAGCGAGGAAACTTCCAGCAAAATGGACATAGAAGGCGAAACCATTGATGGCCTTGTTTCAGCAGTATCTAAGTTAAGCACTTCAGATTCCTCTCCTTCTTCAATCAGCTTTGGCCACCGCAACACTCGTGGCCTCACATTTGTCCCTCGAGCGGTTCAGCGAGAGAAAAGGGCAGATTCTGTGCCAACAGGAGGGAAGCAATAG
- the LOC7456236 gene encoding uncharacterized protein LOC7456236 isoform X2 — MAMLVDIDTKTELGFPYWKPIRRRFDPESPFFSSGNIERELLAKQVALDLSEDEKHRLQDLIDEDGREVVCPIVGCGAHLISLEHFEDHYNGRHTASCSVCSRFYPTSLLLSIHVSEAHDSFFQAKVARGYAMYECLVEGCGLKFKNYKGRQQHLVDKHKFPSSFEFFKKAHLSKKARQKQHRKQAIHRSEETSSKMDIEGETIDGLVSAVSKLSTSDSSPSSISFGHRNTRGLTFVPRAVQREKRADSVPTGGKQ; from the exons ATGGCGATGCTTGTAGATATAGACACCAAAACCGAGTTAGGGTTTCCGTACTGGAAACCGATTCGTCGTCGTTTTGACCCCGAatctcctttcttctcttctggcAACATCGAGAGAGAACTCCTCGCCAAACAG gttgcGTTAGATTTAAGTGAAGATGAAAAGCATAGGCTGCAGGATTTGATAGACGAGGATGGAAG GGAGGTGGTTTGTCCGATTGTTGGTTGTGGTGCACACTTGATATCCTTGGAACACTTTGAAGATCATTATAATGGACGGCACACTGCGTCGTGTTCGGTTTGCTCCAGATTTTACCCAACGTCGCTCCTGCTCAGCATTCATGTGTCTGAAGCACATGACTCTTTCTTTCAGGCAAAAGTTGCACGCGGTTATGCCATG TATGAATGTCTGGTGGAaggttgtggtttaaaattcaagaattacAAGGGTAGGCAACAGCATCTGGTAGATAAACACAAGTTCCCTAGTTCATTTGAATTCTTCAAGAAAGCCCACCTATCCAAGAAAGCAAGACAGAAGCAACATCGCAAACAAGCTATTCATAGAAGCGAGGAAACTTCCAGCAAAATGGACATAGAAGGCGAAACCATTGATGGCCTTGTTTCAGCAGTATCTAAGTTAAGCACTTCAGATTCCTCTCCTTCTTCAATCAGCTTTGGCCACCGCAACACTCGTGGCCTCACATTTGTCCCTCGAGCGGTTCAGCGAGAGAAAAGGGCAGATTCTGTGCCAACAGGAGGGAAGCAATAG
- the LOC7495791 gene encoding protein transport protein Sec61 subunit gamma: protein MDAIDSVFDPLREFSKDSVRLVKRCHKPDRKEFTKVAFRTAIGFVVMGFVGFFVKLIFIPINNIIVGSV from the exons ATGGACGCCATCGATTCAGTATTCGATCCATTGAGAGAGTTCTCTAAGGACAGCGTTCGCCTCGTCAAGCGCTGCCACAAGCCCGATCGCAAAG aGTTCACGAAGGTGGCTTTCCGTACAGCGATAGGATTCGTAGTGATGGGATTCGTAGGTTTCTTTGTGAAACTCATATTTATTCCCATCAACAACATCATTGTCGGATCCGTTTAG
- the LOC7495790 gene encoding 50S ribosomal protein L27, chloroplastic yields the protein MAVSFNLIGSFKGLSLSSSSSSSFFKGDVGSLKFGLKSSALLPFKAPVKAPLPLTIQMAHKKGAGSTKNGRDSKGKRLGVKIYGDQAAKPGAIIVRQRGTKFHPGKNVGIGKDHTIFSLIDGLVKFEKFGPDRKKISVYPREIQPENPNSYRARKRENFRLQRERKKARKEGIVAQPQLVLASNVDAADSNPVC from the exons ATGGCAGTCAGCTTCAATCTAATTGGTTCATTCAAAGGCCTTTCTTTATCTTCAAGCTCTTCATCTTCCTTCTTCAAAGGAGATGTTGGGTCCCTTAAATTTGGTTTGAAAAGCTCTGCTTTGTTGCCGTTTAAGGCTCCGGTGAAGGCTCCATTACCCTTGACGATTCAAATGGCTCACAAGAAGGGAGCTGGGAGTACCAAGAACGGCCGTGATTCTAAAGGCAAACGGCTTGGTGTCAAGATTTATGGTGACCAAGCAGCTAAACCTGGCGCAATTATTGTAAGGCAGCGTGGTACCAAG tttcatccaGGGAAGAATGTGGGGATTGGCAAGGATCACACCatcttttctttgattgatgGATTGGTGAAATTTGAGAAATTTGGGCCTGACAGAAAAAAG ATTAGTGTGTACCCAAGAGAAATCCAGCCCGAGAATCCCAACAGCTATCGagcaagaaagagagagaacttCAGGTTGCAGCGTGAACGCAAAAAGGCAAGAAAGGAAGGTATCGTTGCTCAGCCACAGCTAGTACTTGCCTCCAATGTTGATGCTGCAGATAGCAACCCAGTTTGCTGA